The Mycolicibacterium doricum genome includes a region encoding these proteins:
- a CDS encoding peroxiredoxin → MTLTIGHTAPDFHAQTTDGPINFHEWIGNSWAVLFSHPRDFTPVCTTELGYMARIKPEFDRRNVKIVGLSVDPLDNHTAWAGDIAETQGTAPNFPMISDNDYTISKAYGMLPAGITGDPTKHSPAEMATLRNVFVIGPDKKIKLVLVYPMTTGRNFDEILRVIDSLQLTAEHKVATPAQWRPGEDVIIAGSVTDDEARHIYPDGWKAPRPYLRIVPNPITR, encoded by the coding sequence ATGACTCTGACAATCGGGCACACCGCTCCCGATTTTCATGCCCAGACCACCGACGGCCCGATCAACTTCCACGAGTGGATCGGCAACAGCTGGGCAGTGCTGTTTTCACACCCCCGCGATTTCACCCCGGTGTGCACGACGGAACTGGGCTACATGGCACGGATCAAACCCGAGTTCGACCGCCGCAACGTCAAGATCGTCGGCCTGTCGGTCGACCCGTTGGACAACCACACCGCATGGGCGGGCGACATCGCCGAGACCCAAGGAACCGCTCCCAACTTCCCGATGATCTCAGACAACGACTACACCATCTCTAAGGCCTACGGGATGCTCCCTGCCGGAATCACCGGGGATCCGACCAAGCACAGCCCCGCCGAGATGGCGACCTTGCGCAACGTCTTCGTCATCGGACCGGACAAGAAGATCAAACTCGTTCTGGTCTACCCGATGACCACCGGACGCAATTTCGACGAGATCCTGCGTGTGATCGACTCGCTGCAGCTCACCGCCGAGCACAAGGTGGCCACCCCTGCCCAGTGGCGCCCAGGCGAGGACGTCATCATCGCCGGATCCGTCACTGACGACGAGGCCCGACACATCTACCCGGACGGATGGAAGGCCCCACGGCCCTACCTGCGAATCGTGCCCAACCCGATAACACGCTGA
- the eccD gene encoding type VII secretion integral membrane protein EccD yields the protein MTSTRDAALSTGTAEQTEQLRQVLVALMVNDIQIAMRLDAAAPIGVQTPALVDVLNTRLAELGHQRLSVRPTDTKTARGRWALCWVDGTPLKPKRSLSEQGVFDGATLWLRFIDDTETRLPVIEHVTSAIPAELRKRWPSVTPPWAARVGVVLVAVAMALVLALLLRWRYGHDDALASLAAGVCALVLMIAATVTGIRSSRSRRAAGDLRNVAPDRAETINAESFVADTLLVLAAVTTTVAAAAAIPGPLGAVHAGLGAAILLAAAILVMRFTGRHVALCTAVVVLSAATLTAGVLRMLLMTSAVTLLASMLLVSLICIKLAPGFARTLANLRLPVFPSSTGRWIFETRPDLPSAVVVPSGRAPALDGPESVRSVIISVDRGHSFLTGLLAGFGTLLLICATALCDPHIERRWLPLVVAGTSAAAVLLHARSYTDRRQSTLLAVLAVGVGLAVPVRFVIELWNTPALLIGCAVLLVLTAGGLILAAIIPSHVYSPMFKQIVEWVGYLLLVAPFPLAFWLMGVFSAIRYRS from the coding sequence GTGACTTCGACACGAGACGCCGCGCTCAGCACCGGCACGGCAGAACAAACGGAGCAGCTTCGCCAGGTGCTGGTTGCGTTGATGGTCAACGACATTCAGATCGCGATGCGTCTGGACGCCGCTGCTCCGATTGGAGTCCAGACGCCGGCTCTGGTCGACGTCCTCAATACCCGCCTGGCCGAGCTTGGCCATCAGCGCCTGTCGGTGCGCCCCACCGATACCAAGACCGCACGGGGCCGGTGGGCGCTGTGCTGGGTCGACGGCACACCACTCAAGCCGAAGCGCTCCCTGAGTGAGCAGGGAGTGTTCGATGGGGCCACGCTGTGGCTGCGCTTCATCGACGACACCGAAACGCGGCTTCCGGTCATCGAACACGTGACCAGTGCCATCCCTGCGGAACTGCGCAAGCGCTGGCCATCGGTGACGCCGCCCTGGGCCGCCCGCGTGGGGGTCGTCCTTGTCGCAGTGGCGATGGCGCTGGTTCTCGCACTGTTGCTGCGGTGGCGTTACGGGCACGACGACGCGCTGGCGAGCTTGGCTGCCGGTGTCTGCGCCCTGGTGCTCATGATCGCGGCGACCGTCACTGGTATTCGGTCCTCGCGCAGCCGACGAGCTGCTGGCGATCTGCGCAACGTCGCCCCCGATCGCGCGGAGACGATCAACGCCGAGTCGTTCGTTGCGGACACCCTATTGGTGTTGGCCGCAGTGACGACGACCGTGGCAGCCGCAGCCGCGATCCCTGGGCCACTGGGCGCTGTGCATGCCGGACTCGGCGCAGCGATCCTGCTGGCGGCCGCCATCCTGGTCATGCGGTTCACCGGGCGCCACGTCGCCCTGTGCACTGCGGTGGTGGTCCTTAGCGCCGCGACGTTGACCGCCGGCGTTCTTCGGATGCTGCTGATGACTTCTGCGGTCACGCTGCTGGCGTCGATGCTTCTCGTCTCGCTAATCTGCATCAAACTGGCACCGGGCTTCGCCCGCACGCTGGCCAACCTGCGGTTGCCGGTGTTCCCGTCGTCCACCGGGCGGTGGATCTTCGAAACCCGGCCCGACCTCCCCAGCGCCGTGGTCGTCCCCAGCGGCAGGGCTCCGGCCCTGGACGGCCCGGAGTCAGTCCGCAGTGTCATCATCTCGGTGGACCGCGGTCATAGCTTCCTGACTGGACTGCTCGCGGGCTTCGGCACGCTGCTGCTCATCTGCGCCACCGCGCTGTGTGATCCACATATCGAAAGGCGTTGGCTGCCTCTGGTCGTCGCCGGGACCAGCGCCGCGGCCGTTCTACTGCATGCCCGTTCCTATACCGACCGGCGTCAATCAACGCTGCTGGCGGTCTTGGCGGTCGGTGTGGGGCTTGCGGTCCCGGTACGCTTCGTGATCGAGCTGTGGAACACCCCGGCGCTGCTGATCGGATGCGCCGTGCTGCTGGTGCTCACCGCCGGCGGGCTGATACTGGCGGCGATTATCCCGTCGCACGTCTACAGCCCGATGTTCAAGCAGATCGTGGAATGGGTCGGCTACTTGCTCCTGGTCGCTCCGTTCCCGCTGGCGTTCTGGCTCATGGGCGTGTTCTCCGCGATCCGGTACCGCTCATGA
- a CDS encoding BlaI/MecI/CopY family transcriptional regulator → MRVFGELETVVMARLWSVGGQGTVREVFELLRTDRAIVYTTVLSTMENLHRKGHLHREREGKAFRYRTVLSHAEHIAGLMREALSDGEHETAAVLTHFVGEMSPEELAGLEDVLRRRGRV, encoded by the coding sequence GTGCGGGTGTTCGGCGAACTCGAGACCGTGGTGATGGCGCGGTTGTGGTCGGTGGGCGGGCAGGGCACGGTCAGGGAGGTTTTCGAACTGTTGCGCACCGACCGTGCGATCGTGTACACCACGGTGCTGTCGACGATGGAGAATCTTCACCGCAAGGGTCATTTGCATCGCGAGCGTGAGGGCAAGGCGTTTCGCTACCGCACCGTATTGAGCCACGCCGAACACATCGCCGGGCTGATGCGCGAAGCCCTCAGTGACGGCGAACACGAAACAGCAGCTGTGCTGACGCACTTCGTGGGAGAGATGAGCCCGGAGGAATTGGCGGGACTCGAAGACGTCCTTCGTCGTCGCGGCAGGGTATGA
- a CDS encoding MBL fold metallo-hydrolase has translation MDVDVIDTSSLGDRSYLISAGDTAVVIDPQRDIDRMLDAARCRGVHITHVLETHIHNDYVTGGLELSRSVGAEYVVPAGDDVDYERRPARDGDLINAGRMQLEVMHTPGHTHHHVSYVLRDATGGVVGVFTGGSMLHGTTGRTDLLGPQHTQELTHAQYRSVRRLAETLPDSTRVYPTHGFGSFCSATPATGDASTIAEQRTTNPALTHDEQAYVTELLEGLSAYPAYYAHMGVINQAGPAPVDLSLPEPVDPTELRRRIDAGHWVVDLRHRTAFAAGHLDGTLGFELSGTFVTYLGWLYQWGEPLTLIGDTVEQIADARRELVRIGIDDLHGAATGNVADLRAATELRRYRVADFTDLADILGNHDEVVVLDVRQRQEFAASRIPGAVNIPLHELPDRIDELPDGQVWVHCASGYRSSIAASLLDRASRSVVLIDDDYSTADRLHLTTT, from the coding sequence GTGGACGTCGACGTCATCGACACCTCGAGCCTCGGGGACCGAAGTTACCTGATCAGCGCCGGCGACACGGCGGTGGTGATCGATCCGCAACGAGACATCGACCGCATGCTCGATGCCGCAAGGTGTCGCGGCGTGCACATCACCCACGTGCTGGAAACCCACATCCACAACGATTACGTGACCGGCGGCCTTGAATTGTCGCGCAGTGTGGGGGCGGAGTACGTGGTGCCCGCCGGCGACGACGTCGACTATGAGCGCCGGCCCGCTCGCGACGGGGACCTGATCAACGCGGGCCGCATGCAGCTGGAGGTGATGCACACGCCCGGCCATACACATCACCACGTCAGCTATGTGCTGCGCGACGCCACCGGCGGTGTCGTGGGAGTGTTCACCGGAGGGTCGATGCTGCATGGCACCACCGGACGCACCGATCTACTCGGCCCCCAACACACCCAAGAGCTAACCCACGCGCAATACCGTTCGGTGCGTCGTCTGGCCGAGACGCTGCCCGACTCCACGCGGGTCTATCCCACCCACGGTTTCGGCAGTTTCTGCTCAGCCACTCCCGCCACCGGTGATGCGTCCACGATCGCCGAGCAGCGCACCACCAATCCGGCGCTGACTCACGACGAACAGGCCTACGTCACGGAACTTCTCGAAGGGCTCTCGGCTTATCCTGCCTACTACGCCCACATGGGAGTGATCAATCAGGCCGGGCCCGCCCCAGTTGATCTATCGCTACCCGAACCGGTCGATCCGACCGAGCTGCGGCGGCGCATCGACGCCGGGCACTGGGTGGTCGACCTGCGCCACCGCACCGCGTTCGCCGCCGGGCACCTCGATGGAACACTCGGATTCGAACTCTCCGGCACCTTCGTCACCTACCTGGGCTGGCTCTACCAATGGGGTGAACCACTGACGCTGATCGGCGACACCGTCGAGCAGATCGCCGACGCACGACGTGAACTGGTTCGCATCGGCATCGACGACCTCCACGGCGCAGCCACCGGCAATGTCGCCGATCTGCGCGCCGCCACCGAATTGCGCCGCTACCGGGTCGCCGACTTCACCGACCTCGCTGACATTCTCGGCAACCACGACGAGGTGGTCGTGCTCGACGTGCGGCAACGCCAAGAATTCGCAGCCAGCCGCATCCCCGGCGCGGTCAACATCCCGCTGCACGAACTGCCCGACCGCATCGACGAGCTGCCCGACGGGCAAGTCTGGGTGCACTGCGCCTCGGGCTACCGGTCCTCGATCGCTGCCTCGCTCCTGGACCGGGCCAGTCGCAGCGTCGTGCTCATCGACGACGACTACAGCACTGCAGACCGACTCCACCTCACCACCACGTGA
- a CDS encoding sulfite exporter TauE/SafE family protein has protein sequence MSVLIALALGVVIGALLGVLGGGGSILAVPALVYGLGLGIEQAIPMSLIVIAVAAAVGALPKVRAGRVQWRLAGIVAAAGIPATLIGSAIGEHLPQPVLMIGFAVLMVVAGARMLADSASTGTACTVGDSGINWRRCASLSIPVGFLVGLLTGLFGVGGGFVIIPALVLLLGVQMPIAIGTSLLIIVANSAAGVLSHLDGADIDWSITGAFVATAIGASLIAGHYGTRMNTARLTRWFAVLVFAVATYVLLDTIVIR, from the coding sequence GTGAGCGTTCTCATCGCTCTGGCGCTGGGCGTGGTGATCGGGGCGCTTCTTGGCGTGCTCGGCGGTGGCGGATCCATCCTGGCTGTTCCCGCGTTGGTCTATGGGCTTGGACTAGGGATCGAGCAGGCCATTCCGATGTCGCTGATCGTGATCGCGGTGGCCGCAGCTGTCGGGGCGCTGCCCAAGGTGCGCGCCGGGCGGGTGCAGTGGCGGCTGGCTGGCATCGTCGCCGCGGCCGGCATCCCCGCCACGCTGATCGGCAGCGCGATCGGTGAACACTTGCCACAGCCGGTGCTCATGATTGGCTTTGCGGTGCTGATGGTCGTCGCCGGAGCGCGGATGCTGGCCGATTCGGCGAGCACCGGGACCGCTTGCACCGTGGGTGATTCGGGCATCAACTGGCGGCGCTGCGCATCGCTGTCGATCCCCGTCGGCTTTCTGGTCGGTTTGCTCACCGGGTTGTTCGGCGTCGGTGGCGGCTTCGTCATCATCCCCGCCCTGGTGCTGCTTCTCGGTGTGCAGATGCCGATCGCGATCGGCACCTCGCTGCTGATCATCGTCGCCAACTCTGCGGCCGGAGTGCTGTCTCATCTCGATGGGGCCGACATCGATTGGTCGATCACTGGCGCCTTCGTGGCCACGGCGATCGGCGCATCGCTCATCGCTGGGCACTACGGCACCAGAATGAACACTGCCCGGCTGACGCGCTGGTTCGCCGTCCTCGTGTTCGCCGTCGCGACCTACGTCCTACTGGACACCATCGTGATTCGTTGA
- a CDS encoding MinD/ParA family ATP-binding protein: MARHYTGKNKEGLEVLAANQNVANPFDLSPQAFGAVFNRVRRFYQLSLVDCGPEIEHPVMQSVLSRVDSLIIVGTMNFDGAAAAETTIKWLAARSEYQGLLRRSALVLNDVYDNADKDILAKVRETIGQAVGGTTVIPWDPHLRDSAQLDFPALRRRTQLAYIELAAWLSQGFRSGRTALR; this comes from the coding sequence ATGGCTAGGCATTACACCGGCAAGAACAAGGAAGGGCTGGAGGTCCTGGCCGCTAACCAGAACGTGGCCAATCCTTTTGACCTCTCTCCTCAGGCGTTCGGTGCCGTGTTCAACCGGGTGCGCCGGTTCTATCAGCTGTCCCTCGTCGACTGCGGACCCGAGATCGAGCATCCCGTCATGCAGTCGGTGCTGAGCCGAGTCGATTCGCTGATCATCGTGGGCACCATGAACTTCGACGGTGCCGCCGCCGCGGAGACCACCATCAAGTGGCTTGCCGCCCGCAGCGAGTACCAGGGGCTGCTACGCCGGTCGGCACTGGTCCTCAACGACGTATACGACAACGCGGACAAGGACATCCTGGCCAAAGTGCGCGAAACGATCGGCCAGGCCGTCGGCGGGACGACGGTGATTCCGTGGGATCCGCACCTGCGTGACAGCGCGCAGCTGGACTTTCCTGCGCTGCGTCGCCGCACCCAGCTTGCCTACATCGAGTTGGCGGCATGGCTGTCGCAGGGCTTTCGTAGTGGGCGAACGGCGCTGCGGTGA
- the mycP gene encoding type VII secretion-associated serine protease mycosin codes for MRAVNVFRATSCTVGAMLLALGPALATAPSAGAVNPPVIDPGALPADGDPTPPEPMKQGAYCPRVGTLPDTDYRVQPRYMDMLDLADAWQFGRGAGVKVAVIDTGVNPHPRLPNLIGGGDYVVDGGDGLQDCDAHGTIVAALIGAAPADGKTPLPPARETRRPESVPTSEAPPPPPPPPPPQTVIVQVPPPPPPPPPPPPPNAPPASWEQSTGGALQVQLVDFPSPLPAQPPPPPPAPVIPPPDAFSGIAPDAEIISIRQSSQAYSPENSFGNEDPVTRRKAGDIESMARAIVHAANMGAQIINISEVSCMSALDVIDQRALGAAIRYAAVDKDVVIVAAAGNTSNKDCKQNPIYNPLQPDDPRDWDGVTTVVTPAWFSDYVLTVGAVDADGNPLADLSMAGPWVSIAAPGTNIESLSARDDGLMNGVEGQDKQLVSPAGTSFSAAIVSGVATLVRQKYPDLTSHQVINRLIRTARPPARGVDNQVGYGIVDPVAALTYDLPDGDPRPPERIAESLVLPPPPTERDMSGVWIALSAIGGVAVLAAGAVGVAAIVRGRGAQ; via the coding sequence ATGAGGGCCGTCAACGTTTTTCGCGCGACATCGTGCACCGTCGGGGCGATGCTGCTGGCGCTTGGGCCCGCGCTGGCCACCGCTCCGTCCGCCGGTGCGGTGAACCCGCCAGTGATCGACCCTGGCGCCCTGCCAGCCGATGGTGATCCCACACCACCGGAGCCCATGAAGCAGGGGGCGTACTGCCCGCGCGTCGGCACGCTCCCCGACACCGATTACCGCGTACAGCCCCGCTACATGGACATGCTCGACCTCGCCGACGCGTGGCAGTTCGGTCGGGGAGCTGGCGTCAAAGTGGCGGTCATCGACACCGGCGTCAACCCACATCCGCGCTTGCCCAACCTCATTGGCGGCGGGGACTACGTAGTCGACGGCGGCGACGGCCTGCAGGACTGCGATGCGCACGGCACGATCGTGGCCGCGCTGATCGGTGCGGCGCCAGCAGACGGCAAGACGCCGTTACCGCCCGCACGTGAGACACGGCGACCCGAATCCGTTCCGACCTCTGAGGCACCGCCGCCACCCCCGCCGCCACCGCCGCCGCAAACGGTGATCGTTCAGGTGCCTCCGCCTCCGCCTCCACCGCCACCACCGCCGCCGCCGAATGCTCCGCCGGCGTCCTGGGAGCAGAGCACCGGTGGCGCGTTGCAGGTGCAGCTGGTGGATTTCCCCTCACCGCTACCTGCCCAGCCACCGCCACCACCGCCCGCACCGGTCATCCCACCGCCGGACGCTTTCAGCGGGATCGCTCCGGACGCGGAAATCATCTCCATCCGGCAGTCCTCACAGGCCTACAGCCCGGAGAACTCGTTCGGCAACGAGGACCCGGTGACCCGCCGCAAGGCCGGCGACATCGAGTCGATGGCGCGGGCGATCGTTCACGCCGCGAACATGGGCGCGCAAATCATCAACATCTCCGAGGTGTCGTGCATGAGCGCCCTCGATGTGATCGACCAGCGCGCACTGGGAGCCGCGATCCGCTACGCGGCGGTGGATAAGGACGTCGTGATCGTCGCTGCCGCGGGCAATACCTCGAACAAGGACTGCAAACAGAACCCGATCTACAACCCGCTGCAACCCGACGATCCCCGCGACTGGGACGGCGTCACCACGGTGGTGACCCCGGCCTGGTTCTCCGACTATGTGCTGACCGTGGGAGCTGTCGACGCCGACGGTAATCCGCTGGCCGACTTGAGCATGGCCGGTCCGTGGGTGTCGATCGCCGCACCGGGGACCAACATCGAGAGCCTCTCCGCTCGAGATGACGGACTGATGAACGGTGTCGAGGGCCAGGACAAGCAGCTCGTCTCGCCGGCAGGGACCTCATTCTCGGCTGCGATCGTGTCCGGTGTGGCCACCCTAGTCCGACAGAAGTATCCCGATCTGACGTCTCATCAGGTGATCAACCGGTTGATTCGCACCGCCCGCCCGCCCGCTCGCGGCGTCGACAACCAGGTGGGTTACGGCATCGTCGATCCCGTCGCGGCCCTGACCTACGACCTTCCCGATGGTGATCCCCGGCCGCCGGAGCGCATCGCCGAATCGCTGGTGCTTCCGCCGCCGCCGACCGAGCGTGACATGTCAGGGGTGTGGATCGCGCTGAGTGCAATCGGAGGCGTCGCCGTGCTGGCGGCGGGGGCTGTGGGAGTGGCAGCAATCGTGCGAGGTAGGGGGGCGCAGTGA
- a CDS encoding metal-sensitive transcriptional regulator: MVGDEESIAVVLNRLRRAHGQLAGVISMIEQSRDCKDVVIQLAAVSRALDKAGFKIVATGLRQCLTEQERGAAPLMTEAELEKLFLALA; the protein is encoded by the coding sequence ATGGTCGGCGATGAGGAAAGTATTGCGGTGGTGCTCAACCGGCTGCGACGCGCGCACGGGCAGCTGGCGGGGGTCATCTCGATGATCGAGCAGAGCCGCGATTGCAAGGACGTGGTCATCCAGCTGGCGGCGGTGTCGCGCGCGTTGGACAAGGCCGGATTCAAGATCGTGGCGACGGGTCTGCGCCAATGCCTCACCGAACAGGAACGTGGTGCGGCCCCGCTGATGACCGAGGCCGAACTCGAGAAGCTGTTCTTGGCGTTGGCCTGA
- the eccE gene encoding type VII secretion protein EccE — protein MRSTFPLGLNLAWWRVLLAFMVTVALLGIGTHLWHGPVALAAPITLAVIFACLLLLTWRHGTLGALLGRRLTRRRADTSVAEPVISHRLRWTTEEVAIRGDEFEALAVVAVDGPSHSPSVLDQHQVQSAVLLPVEVVAHALHQFDVNLAGIDIHSVGRRRAGEAHHHYATTYSGIISDYAAVGARQTWCVLRLRSVDNAGAIATRDSVAATLAACARRLAVELNAHGCPSRLVDAAELAEIDEALTGPLGNDPQAHWSGLVHSAGVVSNYWISPPDITTATLDRLWSPDTDATLTSIQLRSAADGGVAVGALVRYATAGKLKEAPLRGLNPMSGQHDRAVRATVLDPALPELRLPHRVLGDSEVLRAPIGGTGILVGTTATRHPMLVPLGDACPGKQSSVTVAGELALLMQIAMRSAAIGYLVAVVSDQPARWRNASAAGLRVVRDLPDTLPDGGRAMMVVYDLASTPAVHPSAAITVRAVERGTASVADVHLEQDSNSTAVIRTADFRYRLHIDVQAERNLIAAVTRRVA, from the coding sequence GTGAGGTCAACGTTTCCGCTGGGATTGAACCTGGCGTGGTGGCGAGTGCTGCTGGCCTTCATGGTGACCGTGGCCCTGCTGGGCATCGGTACGCACCTGTGGCACGGCCCGGTCGCCCTAGCCGCACCGATCACGTTGGCGGTCATCTTCGCATGCCTGCTGTTGCTGACCTGGCGTCACGGCACCCTCGGCGCGCTGCTGGGCCGGCGGCTTACCCGCCGCCGTGCCGACACATCAGTGGCTGAACCGGTGATCTCGCACCGCCTGCGGTGGACCACTGAGGAAGTCGCGATCCGTGGTGACGAGTTTGAAGCGTTGGCGGTCGTGGCTGTCGACGGCCCGTCGCACAGCCCTTCTGTCCTGGATCAACATCAGGTCCAGTCGGCAGTGCTGCTCCCAGTCGAGGTCGTCGCCCATGCGCTGCACCAGTTCGATGTGAACCTCGCCGGCATCGACATTCACAGCGTTGGGCGCCGCCGGGCAGGTGAGGCCCACCATCACTACGCCACCACCTACAGCGGAATCATCTCCGACTACGCCGCGGTGGGTGCCCGCCAGACGTGGTGTGTGCTGCGGCTGCGCAGCGTCGACAATGCCGGCGCGATCGCCACCCGCGATTCGGTGGCGGCCACATTGGCGGCATGCGCGCGACGGCTCGCCGTCGAGCTCAACGCTCATGGATGCCCGTCCCGGCTCGTCGACGCCGCCGAACTCGCCGAGATCGACGAGGCGTTGACGGGGCCGCTGGGCAACGACCCCCAGGCGCACTGGTCCGGGCTGGTGCACTCGGCGGGGGTGGTCTCCAACTACTGGATCTCGCCGCCGGACATCACGACCGCCACCCTGGATCGGTTGTGGTCACCCGATACCGACGCCACCCTGACCTCGATTCAGCTGCGTTCCGCCGCTGATGGCGGCGTCGCCGTAGGCGCTCTGGTCCGCTACGCCACCGCGGGGAAGCTCAAGGAGGCACCGCTACGAGGCCTGAATCCGATGTCCGGACAGCACGACCGCGCCGTGCGCGCGACCGTTCTGGACCCTGCACTGCCCGAGCTACGGCTGCCGCACCGTGTGCTGGGGGACAGCGAGGTTCTTCGCGCGCCGATCGGCGGGACGGGCATTCTGGTGGGCACGACCGCGACCCGTCATCCCATGCTCGTTCCCCTTGGCGATGCTTGCCCCGGCAAGCAGTCCTCGGTGACCGTCGCCGGCGAGCTGGCGCTGCTGATGCAGATCGCGATGCGCTCTGCGGCCATCGGATATCTGGTGGCCGTGGTGTCCGATCAGCCAGCGCGGTGGCGTAACGCGTCTGCGGCGGGGTTGCGCGTGGTGCGAGACCTACCCGACACGCTGCCTGACGGCGGCCGCGCGATGATGGTGGTCTATGACCTCGCGAGCACTCCTGCCGTGCATCCCAGCGCCGCGATCACCGTCCGAGCGGTGGAGCGGGGAACGGCCAGCGTCGCTGACGTCCACCTCGAACAGGACTCCAACAGCACTGCGGTCATTCGCACCGCGGACTTCCGGTACCGGCTGCACATCGACGTCCAAGCGGAGCGCAACCTCATCGCTGCCGTGACCCGTCGAGTGGCGTGA
- a CDS encoding M56 family metallopeptidase — protein sequence MATVVVAWVGALALFSYQIVVSWGQIGSVLTGCVAGLGLIARGGYGDLLQVTFVVLAVMGSVAVLVLAARAVNVLHRAHRGGVDHVRAVRLAAGDTPLGPGGALVIDSDRRGVYCLASRPHTIVMTRAAFDVLDDAQRAAVISHERAHLIGRHHLVLALTGALSKVLSRVRLFTAGAAEVARLLEMCADDAAARRHSADTVVDALLVLILPSPTSSSPHAPLATPVAALGAAGLAVTQRIERLLFPPNRTPARTGLALVMGAVLLGPALTAGLMIAPPVSCL from the coding sequence ATGGCCACCGTCGTGGTGGCCTGGGTGGGCGCTTTGGCGTTGTTCTCCTATCAGATCGTCGTTTCTTGGGGTCAGATTGGTTCCGTGCTGACGGGCTGCGTGGCCGGTCTTGGATTGATCGCCCGCGGCGGGTACGGCGATCTGCTGCAGGTCACATTTGTGGTCTTGGCGGTGATGGGCTCTGTCGCGGTGCTGGTGCTCGCCGCTCGCGCCGTGAACGTTCTACACCGGGCCCATCGGGGCGGCGTCGATCACGTCCGGGCCGTCAGACTCGCTGCTGGGGACACTCCACTTGGGCCTGGCGGGGCGCTCGTCATTGATAGCGACCGGCGCGGGGTGTACTGCCTGGCCAGTCGCCCCCACACCATCGTCATGACCCGGGCGGCCTTCGACGTTCTCGATGACGCCCAGCGAGCCGCGGTGATCTCCCATGAACGCGCCCATTTGATCGGACGTCACCATCTGGTTCTGGCTCTGACCGGGGCATTGAGCAAGGTCTTGTCCCGCGTGCGGCTGTTCACCGCTGGCGCGGCCGAGGTTGCCCGTCTCCTGGAAATGTGCGCCGATGACGCAGCCGCCCGCCGCCACAGTGCCGACACCGTGGTCGATGCCCTGCTCGTTTTGATCTTGCCATCCCCGACCTCATCATCTCCCCATGCGCCCCTAGCCACCCCCGTGGCGGCGTTGGGCGCCGCCGGGCTGGCCGTGACGCAGCGGATCGAGCGACTCCTCTTCCCGCCCAACCGAACACCCGCCCGCACGGGTCTGGCCCTGGTGATGGGTGCGGTCCTTCTCGGGCCTGCCCTCACGGCCGGGCTGATGATCGCACCGCCCGTATCCTGCCTGTGA
- a CDS encoding DUF1942 domain-containing protein has translation MPSHRICLESRIGEKLADRRRRGAVTAISGTATPIIPNFNATNDGGSYPVLWQVASAQGISGATLARGQTSTGKIYFDVTGGDPMAVTYTAGGAKPLMWCCDEAMMAMPMDNCTCCADMDMKEPCPCCTGEM, from the coding sequence ATGCCTAGCCATCGGATATGTCTGGAGAGTCGTATCGGCGAGAAACTCGCGGATCGACGCCGTCGCGGTGCGGTCACGGCGATCTCCGGGACCGCTACACCCATCATTCCTAACTTCAACGCAACCAATGACGGGGGCAGCTACCCGGTGCTCTGGCAAGTGGCAAGCGCGCAGGGCATTTCCGGCGCAACGCTGGCACGAGGCCAGACCTCAACAGGCAAGATCTACTTCGATGTCACCGGCGGCGACCCCATGGCGGTCACCTACACCGCTGGCGGCGCGAAGCCGTTGATGTGGTGTTGCGACGAGGCCATGATGGCGATGCCGATGGACAACTGCACGTGTTGCGCCGACATGGACATGAAGGAACCGTGCCCGTGTTGCACCGGGGAGATGTAA